CGGGCCTTGGGGCATCTGGAAAACAGTCCACATACCTCCAGGCCAGAGCTTTAATTTGTCTGGGGGGAGCGGGGGAATAGAGAGGAGACCGCAGAGGAGGGAGACACCCGGCACCCATGAAGAAGCCAGCCCTGATGGGCGCGCCAGTGGAGCTGCCTCCAGCTTTGGAGGGTGGTCAGGGGAAAGACTTGAGCCAAGGGCAAGGCTGCAGGCACATCAGGGAGGCTCTCAGCTTGGTAGGCGAGAGGTTctggggagctgaggctcaggcaaGCCGACCAGGGAGAGGGCCTAGCTAGTGGGGGAGAGCGAGGGCATCAGGTCAGTCCAAGACTGGGAAACGGGACTTGAGGAGCGTGCAAAGAACTGAGGGTAGGTTTGGGCACAGGTGGAAAGGTGGGGAGCATGAAGGGGAGGCGACACCCAGCAAGTGCTCCGAGGACAGGGTGTGGCTGGTGAAAATCTCAGTAGGTGAGCCCTTTGAGGCTGGGTCTCAGGCAGGGCCCCAGGAtggaggggcctggggtgggaCTGGTACCAAGGGGCACTGCAAGCACCTGGGTGCCCCCCTATGCCCAGACCCCTGTAGCACCCTTGGGACTGGGAAGCTCCAGCTAGCCCCTCGGGCTTGCAGTGCTTTTCTGTCCAGCCCTGCTGGCCATCCCCCTGGAGATACCTGAGCAAGTCATAGGGTTGGGCCAGCTCTGGCTGAACAGTCCTCCTCTGAGCAACCAGCATTCTTGCTGGAGCCAACAGGGCACAGGGAGGTGCCCTCAACCCTCAGCAAAGACCTGGCGCTTAAGGACAGCTCTGCTTCTCAGCAGGGCACACCCTCAGAGCAAGGGGACCCAGAGGCCTGCCGGCGGCTGCAGGCAGACCTGGTCGGGGAGGCCTGGACGGATGGCGAGCAAAGGTGGGCCCGGAGCTGGTGGCAGGCTTCACAGGCTTCAGGTGGGTGCGGCTACCTCTGCCTGTGTCTCTGGGGCCAGCTCCAGCGCCTGCTGCACCCGCTCGCACTGTTCCTGCTCCTGGCGGTCCTGCTGCTGCAGCTGTCGCTCAACATCCTCAGGTACTTGCACCTCCAGCAGGTTTTCCATGCCATGCTCTGGCTCATCCCCAATAAGAACCTGCcagcagggcagaggcaggggaagCAGGTGAGCAGCTGGCTGGCACGCTGTGGACATCCACCACTCCCCCAACCCTGCACCCACCTGGATGAGTTTCTCACAAGTCACCCGCACATCGGGCTCTGGCTCCCAGTTGTGCAGCTCGCGCAGGATCAAGTAGGCTCCCTGGTCCCTCACCTGCTTCCGACCAGGTGCCGTGGCCGTCagctgggagagggcagaggtTATCCAGACATCAGTGTGCtaatatataagtgtgtgtgtggggggggtgacGTTAATGTAGCAGTACTCCTGCTCACCAGCATGATGGCCTCAATGAGCATCTTGCGGATGTCGGCATCAGGATCTCGCTGCTTGTCTTGTGGCAGGTATTGCAGGTCAACGGGCAGCCCTAGGGGTGAATTCACTGGGTCCCTATGCTGGCCCCTGGACTGCTAGGCAAGACCCTGCCATTGTAAGGCCCATCTGTGCTCAGCAACTCCCTGCTAGAAGGTTTCAGAGGGGCCCTGATCTGGACACCTCCTTCTGCCTCTCCCCCCACTGGCCTCCCCTCCTGCCAGACCAACCCTGAGGCTCGACCCAAGCCACTCACGCTCCATCTCCTCCTCGGAGAAGTCCTCAGGCCCAGCCAGGGGCAGTAGCAAGAAGGGGAGAATGTCCACCTCAGGCCCAAGCAACCACTCATGGTGTCCTGGGGAGAAACAGGAATGGAGGCCAGTCCAGAGGGGTCCCAGGGTCCAGTCTATTCCTCCCATTCCCCGACACGACAACTTCTCCACCACCACTCACGGTGCTCGAAGCAGCAGTTTCGCAGTGTCCCCACCACCCCGCCCCTGCGCACCGAGGAGTCCGGGTATTGGGTAAGGGGCAGCAGCCGCTGGACCACGCACCTGGAGGGAAAGACCACTCAGTGCCGTCCCTGCTCacttccaccccctccccgcgAGCGCCCTGGGCTTCACCTGTCGGGGTCCAGCAGGAAAGCGCGCGTCGCAGGACGCTGGCTGAGGTTGGAGAGCATTGGCCCCAAGTAGTGCAGGGGCGCGCGGGCGTTGTAGCCGGGAGTGCACAGCGCGCGCACCAGCCGCTCCAGGCCCGACTCCCCGGGCTCAGGGGCCGCCAGCGCCGCCATCAGCGCAGTACATGGCACCGGCTCGCGGCTGAGGTTAGCCAGCACGGCGGCCGCCTCCTCGGCCCAGGGCCACTGTGGGTCCAACGCGCAGCCCAGCAGGCGGGCAGGTAGTCCGGGCTCGGCCGCTAGCAGCGGCTCGTGCAGGCCGGGGTCGGCGGACAGATTGACTAGCGCGCGAGCGGCGTCTCGGGCCGGGGCGGGAGCAGGGGCCACCGCCAGCTCGACCAGAGCCCGCAGCAGTGCCGCCTGGCCGGCCAGCAGCGTGCGGCCAGGCCCCGAGCCGGTCAGCGCCAGCACATGctgcgccgccgccgcctgcAGGTCAGCCCGCGCCCCGAGCGCCAGGAAGGGCAGCAGCTTCGCCGCCTCCGCCTTCGGGCCGGCCTCCAGCATCGGCGACCCTACGGAGGCGAGGCCACCGGCTGATCCGCCCACGTCCCCTTCGTCCTCCCGCATGCCGCTCGGCGTGCTCCGCTACGCAAGCTCAGCTATGCGGTGCGCCTACAGGTGGGCAGCGGCTCCGCCCACCAGGGTACCGGAAGCCACGGCGACCAATCCGAGGCTACCAACTCTGCACAAGGGGCGGGACCGGCGCGCGGAGGCGGGGCCACGCCGAGGCCCGGGGGATTGTGGGATTGGGTGCCGCCCGGAAGCTGGGGATCTCGGGCTCTGCGCGGTGGTGGGGGTCGTGCAGGGACAAGCTTTGGGCCCCGGCATGGCACCGTCCCTTGGGGGTCCTGCCAGCCGCTGATAGCGGACCGATTACATTCCCTCTTCCTCCGTTATTGGCAGACATCCGTCTTCGCGGGAGGAAAAGCAGGATCAATTACAGTGATTGACTTTCTAGTGTATTCCTGGCATAATCTCCGTTTGATCGTGATATATTTTCGTTTTTATATATGGTTGTATTCAGTTTgcgaaattttttttttttttaatttttgactgtgttgggtctttgttgctgcgcgcgggctctctctagttgcggcgagtgggggctactcttcgtcccggtgcgcgggcttctcattgcgatggcttctccttgcggagcacgggctctaggcgcgcgggctcagtagttgcggctcgcgggctctagagcgcaggctcagtagttgtggcgcacgggcttagttgctctgcagcatgtgggatcttcccggaccagggctcgaacccgtgtcccctgcattggcaggcgtattcttaacttctgcgccaccaggggagtcccggTTTGTGAAagttttgtttagaatttttgcatctcaGTCTatgaggaatattggtctgtagttttctttcctcatGATGTCTTTGTCTGGAGTTGGGTAGTATTGGCTTCAGAGGATTGGGGAAAGTATTCtttccttatgaattttctggaagagtttgtaaaACTAGTACTACTTCTAAGACCCTGCACagccttaattaattaattaattaattaatttaaaaaagaacatctgggcctgaaattttctttctggGAAGGTTTTTCAATTACAAATTTAGTTCCTGTAATAGAAACATGGCTATTCAGgttgtcattttcttcttgggctacttttggtagtttgtgtcttttaaggaattagtccatttcttctaaattgTTGAGTTAATTgttataaagttgttcataatattcccttactATCCTTTTACTAAATGTAGAATCTGTCGGGGTGTCAGCTCTCTCGtctctgatattggtaatttgcgTTCTCCTTTTGTCTTGCCAGAGGTTTGtcagttttactgatcttttttttttttaaataaatttatttatttatttttggctgagttgggtctttgttgctgcgcacaggctttctctagttgtggcaagtgggggctactcttcgttgcggtgcgcgggcttctcactgcagtggcttctcttgttgcggagcatgggctctaggtgcgtgggcttcagtagttgtggctcgcgggctctagaatgcaggctcagtagttgtggcgcacaggcttagttgctccgcggcatgtgggatcttcccggactagggcttgaacccgtgtcccctgcgttggcaggcggattcttaaccactatgccaccacggaagcccttattggtcttcttaaagaaccaccttttggattcatttctttattgttttctttttcaagtttattgatttctactttgaccttactgtttcctttcttctgcttactttgagtttaatttgctgttctttttctagtttcttaaggtagaagctgaggtcattgatttgagacctttcttcttttctaatataggggTTTCCCCCCACTTATTACCTGACTCATGGGTTATTTGTTATGTACTTTACTTTTACGTAGGTTATAAGCCCCTTAATAGATTGATACTATTTTTGTTTCACACTAAGGGCTAGGACGAAGCCTCTAGGGGCAGTGATGCCCAGAAGAGCCACTTACAGGGAAAAATACGCCCCTGAAGTCAGGAGGTAATAAGGTCCAAGAGCCGGGATTTGCGCCGCCTGAGACCCATAGCCTCAATCCCAATCTAAACTTTCCTGAAAGTCCCATGGAAATTGAGGAAGAGGATGGATGAGTCCAAGCACGTGCCACCTCTCCAAGGCAACCACGTGCTCGGGACACACAGATCCTGGCCAGGCCATAAGAGTTGAAAATTCCTCAAGGTATGGAATTAGAATATTGTGGATAACCTAGGGAAATGATGCCCTCTGGTGGGTACTTTTGACTGAGACAAAAACGTGCACCTTCAGGGCCCACTGGCGTGAGCAGAGGACTAATGAGCAGGCCCGTGATTTGACTGGATCAAGGAAGTGTTTACAGTAATCACCAGCTAGGGAGCCTTAAATATGCCCACGGTGAGTTAAAAGATCCAAAGTGTTGGGAAGTGATTTCAAAGTTAAAGGTACAAGAACTGTACAAAGAACCCCCATATAGCCTTGACCCAGAGACCTCAGTCAAATTCCCAGGTCACCCCAGTAATGACCTTTGTCTCACCTCTTGTGTCCTTCAGGTGGGAACAGCTCTTCATGCCCTTGACACAGACCACCAGCCAGCTATTGTGTAGCATGTTCCTCGATTTGCATTTGTCTGGTTGTCTcctgattagattcaggttgtgcatttttggCATGAATGCTCTGGAGGAAATCCTGGGTTCTTTTCATCCTGTCTGATCAGGTGGCACAATATCAGTTTGTCTCAGCGTGAGAGAGGCTTATTTTGATCACTTAATTAAGGTCGAGTGGCCCAAGCTTCTTCCCTATCAggttactctttttctttttgtatttaataagtattttatggGGGGATACTTTGAGGCTATGTTAGCACTCCATTCCTCATCCACCTTTCACTCCCTAGTTTTTGCatgtattgtttttttctctgaattagTTATTACCGTGATGGTTACCAAATggctattttctaattttatcatttattgtaGGGAAAAAAGCTTTCTCTTTACCTATTTATGTCAATGAAGTCTCATGGATTCCTagtttattcaaagaaatataatactttactgtcattattttgaTCCTCAATTTGGTCAGTGGAAGCCCCTTTAAGGAGGCtcccatgtgtttttatttatttatttatttttaaaatttatttatttatttatttttggctgtgttgggtcttcgttgctgtgcgtgggctttctctagttgtggtgagcaggggctactctttgttgcggtgtgcagccttctcattgcggtggcttctcttgttgcggaacacgggctctaggcacacaggcttcagtagttgtgggacgtgggctcagtagttgtggcttgcgggctctagagctcaggctcagtagttgtggcgcatgggcttagtggctccgcggcatgtgggatcttcccagaccagggctggaacctgtgttcCTTGTATTGGCAgaaagattcttaaccactgtgccaccagggaagcccttctgtggtttttctttttttaattttatttttatttatttttggctgcattgggtcttcgttgctgcgcgcgggctttctctagttgtggcgagcgggggctactctttgttgtggtgcatgggtttctcattgtggtggcttctcttgttgcagagcatgggctctaggcacgtgggcttcagtagttgtggcacgtgggctcagtagttgtggcttgtgggctctagagcacaggctcagtagttgtggtgcacaggcttagctgcaacgcggcatgtgggatcttccgggaccagggctcaaacccgtgtcccctgcattggcaggcggattcttaaccacggcgccaccagggaagtcccttctgtgtgtttttaaaaatatctttatttgaaACCAaacaggaccctgcagggccttcctGGGGACAGACACCCCCTCCCACCGCCACGTCCCccacctcttgtttgtagaagagctttagcctcctaggccgtccctgagttccaaagagcaaattgaATCAGAGAAGTGGGAAAATGTAGCAAAAACGGGAGAGCAGTCTAGACAAAGTAATAATAGTTtatccataaaacaaagtcaaggacctttagttctacTTGaaggctatagataatatcctgagccatatccttgaatgattttgcagatactaaagcccccagcaggtggaagaagttaactgcatgctgaccaccagcactTAGACCCCAGAAAACTGATAATTGAGATTTCCGAAATACCTAgtaccctgttacctcaccatcaaccaaccaGAGAACTGTGCACGAGATGATCATGAAACCCatgaccctctccctcacactgtctttaaaagccattccctgaaagccactggggagttcaggtcttttgaatATGAGCTGCTAGTTCTTCTTGATTGGCgcctgcaataaacgctgtacCCTCCTTCACTACAGCCCGGTGTCAGCAGATTGGCTTCGCTGTGCATCAggcgagcagacccaagttcCGTTTGGTAacatattgagatataatccacatacaGTACAGATCATCCATTTAAGTTCAGTGGTTTCTGGTGTGTTACATTAACTGTTGTAAATGgttgtaaaatacatgtaacaaaattgaccattttttggctgcgctgcgcagcttgtgggatcttagttccccaaccagggattgaacccttgccctcagcagtgagagcgccaagtcctaaccactggaccaacagggaattcccccatttaattatttttaagagtataattaGTGGCATTAATCACACCCACAACATTCTGCCACCATCCCCACTGtgtatttccaaaacattttcacccCCCGCAGCAGAAACTCTAACCTCCCAACCCCCCCAGTGACCTCATGgctattttctgtctctacaaaGCTGCCTGTTACAGGTTCTTCAGTGGTTACTCTTATGAGGCTATAATACAGCGTCAAAATGAAATTGTGTGTGTAGATccgtgcctctttttttttttttaagatttattatttaattattttatttatttttggctgcatcgggtcttagttgtggcacgcgggcccttttatcgtggcacatgggctgtttgttgtggtgtgctggcttctctctagttgtggcatgtgggttttctctagttgtggcacgcaggctccagggtgcacgggctctgtagtttgcggcacgcgggctctagttgaggcgcgcgagctcagtagttgtggtgcacgggcttagctgccctgcggcatgtgggatcttagttccctgaccaggggtcaaacccacgtTCCccgcattgtaaggcggattctttaccactggaccaccagggaagtccttccatGCCTCTTTATCCCCTGTGTAGATTCGTGTAACCAATATCACAGTCAAAATAGAG
This window of the Balaenoptera musculus isolate JJ_BM4_2016_0621 chromosome 17, mBalMus1.pri.v3, whole genome shotgun sequence genome carries:
- the HGH1 gene encoding protein HGH1 homolog → MREDEGDVGGSAGGLASVGSPMLEAGPKAEAAKLLPFLALGARADLQAAAAQHVLALTGSGPGRTLLAGQAALLRALVELAVAPAPAPARDAARALVNLSADPGLHEPLLAAEPGLPARLLGCALDPQWPWAEEAAAVLANLSREPVPCTALMAALAAPEPGESGLERLVRALCTPGYNARAPLHYLGPMLSNLSQRPATRAFLLDPDRCVVQRLLPLTQYPDSSVRRGGVVGTLRNCCFEHRHHEWLLGPEVDILPFLLLPLAGPEDFSEEEMERLPVDLQYLPQDKQRDPDADIRKMLIEAIMLLTATAPGRKQVRDQGAYLILRELHNWEPEPDVRVTCEKLIQVLIGDEPEHGMENLLEVQVPEDVERQLQQQDRQEQEQCERVQQALELAPETQAEVAAPT